One Burkholderia sp. 9120 DNA window includes the following coding sequences:
- the argF gene encoding ornithine carbamoyltransferase — MTAKKIRHYLQFKDFSLDDYEYVLERARILKRKFKSYETYHPLHDRTLAMIFEKNSTRTRLSFEAGIFQLGGHAVFMSTRDTQLGRGEPIEDAAQVISRMVDIIMIRTFGQDILKRFAENSRVPVINGLTNEYHPCQVLADIFTYFEHRGPIRGKTVAWVGDANNMLYTWIEAAQILGFKLRLSTPPGYKLDHTMVAAESAPFYEEFDDPNEACAGADLVTTDVWTSMGFEAENEARKKAFADWCVDADMMARANADALFMHCLPAHRGEEVSAEVIDGPQSVVWDEAENRLHVQKALMEYLLLGKLNH; from the coding sequence ATGACCGCCAAGAAAATTCGCCACTATCTGCAGTTCAAGGATTTCTCGCTGGACGACTACGAGTACGTGCTCGAACGCGCGCGCATTCTGAAGCGCAAATTCAAGAGCTACGAGACTTATCACCCGCTGCACGATCGCACGCTGGCCATGATCTTCGAAAAGAATTCGACACGCACGCGCCTGTCGTTCGAAGCCGGCATCTTCCAGCTGGGCGGCCACGCGGTGTTCATGAGCACGCGCGACACCCAGCTCGGCCGCGGCGAACCGATCGAAGACGCGGCGCAAGTCATCTCGCGCATGGTCGACATCATCATGATCCGCACGTTCGGCCAGGACATTCTCAAGCGCTTCGCCGAGAATTCGCGTGTGCCGGTGATCAACGGGCTGACCAACGAATATCACCCGTGCCAGGTGCTGGCGGACATTTTCACGTACTTCGAACACCGTGGCCCGATTCGCGGCAAGACGGTGGCATGGGTCGGCGACGCCAACAACATGCTGTACACGTGGATTGAAGCCGCGCAGATCCTCGGCTTCAAACTGCGCCTGTCCACGCCGCCGGGCTACAAGCTCGATCACACCATGGTTGCCGCGGAAAGCGCGCCGTTCTACGAAGAGTTCGACGACCCGAACGAAGCCTGCGCGGGCGCCGATCTCGTCACAACCGACGTCTGGACCAGCATGGGCTTCGAAGCTGAAAACGAAGCGCGCAAGAAAGCCTTCGCCGACTGGTGCGTCGACGCCGACATGATGGCGCGCGCCAACGCCGACGCGCTGTTCATGCACTGCCTGCCCGCCCACCGCGGCGAGGAAGTCAGCGCCGAAGTGATCGACGGCCCGCAAAGCGTCGTGTGGGACGAAGCGGAAAATCGTCTGCACGTGCAAAAGGCGTTGATGGAATACCTGCTGCTCGGCAAGCTGAATCACTGA